The following nucleotide sequence is from Brockia lithotrophica.
CGCGTCGGACCGCATCGAAGGTGCGAAAGCGCCTGGCGACTACGCGGGCCGTCTCGCGGCCCACGTTGTGGATGCCGAGGGCGTAGAGGAAGCGCGAGAGGGGACGGCGTTTGCCCGCCTCGATGGCGGCGAGGAGCTTGCGCGCCTTCCGCTCCTTGAAGAGGGGCAGCGTGAGGAGGTCTTCCTCGCGAAGGGTGTACAGGTCGGCCACGGTGCGCACGAGTCCGCGCTCCACGAGGAGTTCCGCCGTCTTTTCGCTCAGTCCCTCGACGTCCATCGCCTCGCGGGACGCGTAGTGGACGATCTGGCGGGCGAGCTGCGGCGGGCAGGAAAGGGTGTTCGGGCAGTAGAGAAACGGACCGTCGCGCTCGAGGAGCGCGCCGCAGGCCGGACAGCGCTCCGGCGGCCGGATGCGGTGGGTTTCGTCCGGGGGGGTATCCTCGGCAGGACCGAGGATCATGGGGATCACGTCGCCACTCCGCTTGAGGCGCACCTTGCGCCCCAGGGCAAACATAAGGCCCTTGCGCTCGATGTCCTCCACGTTGTTCAGCGTCGCGTGGCGTACGATCACGCCCCCTACGGGAACGGGCTCGAGAACCGCCGTCGGGGTGACGACACCCGTGCGCCCGACGCGCCACTCTACGCCCACGAGGCGGGTGACGACCTCGAGGGCGGGGAACTTCCAGGCGATGGCCCACCGCGGGTACTTCGCCGTAGTCCCGAGGATCTCCCGCAGACGGAGCTCGTCGATCTTGATCACCATCCCGTCGATGTCGATGTCGAGCTCCGCCCGCTTGGGGGCGAAGGCCTCCACTTCTCGGATGAGTTCCTCGACGTCGGTAAAGACCTTGTGGTAGGGATGGACCTTGAGGCGCATCTCCCGGAGGAAGTCGAGCATTTCCGTGTGCCGCCGGAACGTCCGCCGACTCGCGTAGTTCACGTGGTAGAAGTAGATGTCGATCTGGCGCTTGCGCACCTCGGACGTGTCGTAGTTGCGCAGGGCCCCGGCGACGCCGTTGCGGGCGTTCTTGAGGGGCTTTTCCGGGTGCTCTTCGTTGTAGCGGGCGAGGGCGCTGAGGGGCATGACCGCCTCTCCCTGGATCTCATACGTCCCCTCCTTCTCCGGAATGGAAAGGGGGACGGAAGGGATCACCTTGACCGTCTCGAGGACCATCTCCCCCACCGTCCCGTCCCCACGCGTCGCCGCAGCTGTAAGGAGCCCGTCTTCGTACGTGAGGACCACCGTGAGCCCGTCGAATTTGTACTCGAGGACCAAAGTCGGGCGCTCGGGGACGTCCTCCTCCGGGTGTTCCGCACGGTAGGCGGCGATGGTGCGGAGGACGCGGTCGTACCAGTCGCGAAACTCCGCGGCACCGGTCACCTTGTCCAAGCTCCAGAGGGGATTCTTGTGGCGGTGAGGCGGAAAACCTTCGAGGATCGGCCCGCCCACCTTTTGCGTAGGGGAGTCGGGGAGGATCACGCCCGTCTTCTTCTCGAGGCCTACGAGCTCGTCGTAGAGCCGATCGTACTCCTCGTCGGACACGCTCGGCTCCCCGAGCGTGTAGTACTCGTAGTTGTACCGGTTGAGGAGCTCGACGAGCTCGCGCATGCGCGCCAAGATTTCCGGGGGAATCGCGCGTTCCGCGGACGAACCCTCCGACGACGAGGTCCTCTCGGCGGCGTCGGAAAACTCGAAGAGCGAACCTTGTGTTCCGGGGGGCGTACCGCCCGGTTCGGGCGGCGCGTCCCGCCGTCCGGTCGCGTCGGAAGCCACGGAGATCACCTGCCTCGCCGGGATTCCCCATTTCTCCCGACCGCCGGGGAATCGAAAAATCCCGCGCGGCCGGGGTCGACCTGCCACCTCAGGAACCCTTCCGGCGGATGATCGGAGCAAAGCGGGGAAGAAGGATGCGCACTCCCAAGGGTTGGGGAAAGGCGACGACGAGTTCGATTTCGTCCCCTCTCCCGCGGACCTGGACGACCGTCCCTTCCCCGAAGAGCGCGTGAACGAGACGATCGCCCGGTTGCCAGGGTTCGTCCGCAAGATTCGCCTTTCCTCCTTCCCTCCCGGGCCCTCCTCCTTCGCGAGGACCTCCGAAGTGTCCGGAGAAAGGCGAACCGGAGATTCCCGCGATCTCGCGTTCGTCTTCCCCGGCCGGGGGAAAGCCCCGCCGGCGAAAGATTTCCCGCGCCCACGGAACGCGGACGTCCTCGACGACGAGGAGCTCCGGAGGAATTTCTTCGAGAAACCGACTTGGGCGGCTCGCCCGCAAGGGAGATCCGTACTGGGCGCGGTGCTCCGCGTAGGTGAGGAAGAGGCGCTCCTTGGCGCGCGTCATCCCTACGTAGAGGAGGCGGCGTTCCTCTTCTACGTTCCCCTCCTCGAGAGAAAGGTGATGGGGGAGAAGCCCTTCCTCGAGGCCGATGATGAACACCACGGGAAACTCCAGACCCTTGGCGGCGTGGAGCGTGAGGAGGGTTACGCGGTCCTCCGCCCCTTCGTACGTGTCGACGTCCGTGAGCAGGGCCATTTCCGAGAGGAACGAGGCCAGGTCCGCCTCGGGATGGAGGGCTTGAAAGGAAGAAGCCATGTTCAGGAACTCTTGGACGTTTTCGAGCCGGGCGGCGCGTTCCGGCTCGGGAAGCGCGAGGAGAGATGCTCGGTAGCCCGTCGCTTCGAGGACCTCGTCCACGAAGCGCGCGAGCGGCAGTTCCCGGGCGCGCGCGCCGAGGTCGCGCAGGAGCGTGCAAAACCCGATGAGCACTTTGGCCTTGCTCCGCGGGATGTCCGCCTCGTCGGCACGGCAGGCGGCAAGAAAGAGGGAAGAGCCCATGGACTCCGCGAAGGACCGGAGACGGGCAAGGGTCGACTCCCCGAGACCTCGCCGCGGTTCGTTGACCACGCGGAGAAAGCTCAGATCGTCTCCCGGGTTGGCGATGAGCCGGAGGTAGGCGAGGATGTCCTTGATCTCCTTGCGCTCGTAAAACCGAAGCCCTCCGACGATGCGGTAAGGAATGCCGGCGGAGAGGAGGGCCTCTTCGACGGTGCGGGACTGGCCGTTCGTCCGATACAGGACCGCGATGTCCCCCAACGCGTAGCCCTCGCGCGTGAGGGCGTCGATCCGCTTCACGACGGCTTCGGCCTCTTCGGCCTGGTTCCCCGCGAAGAGGACGCGCACGGGCTCTCCTCCGTCGTTTTCCGTCCAAAGGTCCTTGGGGGGACGCCCCGGGTTGTGGCGAATGAGGGCGTTGGCTGCATCGAGAATCCTCTGCGTCGAGCGGTAGTTCCGCTCGAGGGTGATCACCTTTGCCCCGGGGTAGTCCGCGGCAAACGAGTGGAAGATGCGGGGATCCGCACCGCGCCAGGTGTAGATGGACTGGTCGGCGTCCCCGACGACGAAGAGGTTGTCGTGCTCGCGCGTCAGAGCGCGCAAAAGCCGGTACTGCAAGGGGTTCGTGTCCTGGTACTCGTCGACGTGGATGTAGCGGAACCTCGCGGCGAGGCGCGCCCCCGCTTCGTGCTCGAGGAGTTCGACGGCGCGTAGGAGGAGGTCGTCGAAGTCGAGGGAGCCGGCCTTGGCCTTCTTTTCCTCGTAGCGCAGGTAGATTTGGGCGAGCCGACGCTCCGCGGGATGGGTGGGATCGAAGCGCTTGAGGTAGTCCTCGGGCGACGTCCCTTCGTTTTTGAGCCGAGAGATGGTGGCCGCGAAGTGGCGGGGATCCTCGCGCTTGGGGTCGAGGTTGAGTTCCTCGAGGATCTGGCGAAAGAGGCTCCGCACGTCGTCCGTGTCGAGAATCGTAAAGTTCTGCGGAAGACCGATGGCCTCCCCGCCTATGCGGAGGAGTCGGGCGGCAAGGCTGTGGAAGGTGGAAATCCACACCTCGAGGGCCGCCTCCCCTACGAGGGCTACGGAGCGTTCCTTCATCTCCCGCGCCGCCTTGTTCGTAAAGGTGATCGCGAGGATCCGCGAAGGTGGAACGCCGCGGGCGATGAGGTAGGCAATGCGGTGGGTGAGGACGCGCGTCTTCCCGCTCCCGGCTCCCGCGACGACGAGCACGGGCCCTTCCGTCGTCTTCACCGCCTCGCGCTGCTCGGGACTTAGGTTGCGTAAAAGTTCCTCCATGTCCGCCTCCCCTTCGCTCATCGCGCATCGAGCATTCAAGGAAAACGTCTCTCAGGTCATAAAAAGCAAAAGGCCGCATTCGGAGTCGCCGCCGGGGCATTCGCCTACTTCCACCCGCCATTCTAACGCAACCGGGGGCACACGCCAAAGGGTGTGCCCCCGAGGAGAACTTCCGTTGCCCCGCTCACCGCTTGCGGTGCGGAACGCCTCGCGACCCAGCTTCGCCTTGAAGCGGCGGAGCCGCCTTTGAGGAAGGCGGAGGAGAACTTCCGCGGCGATCCTTGAGCTTGCGCATGACAAGGGCGTAGCCGTCGCTTCCGTAGTAGAGGCTGCGCTTCACGCGCGAGATGGTCGCCGTGCTCGCACCGGTCTTTTCTTCGATGGCGGCGTACGTCTCGCCGTCCATGAGCATGCGCGCGACTTCGAAGCGCTGGGCCATCGCCTTGAGCTCGTTCACCGTGCAGAGGTCGTCGAAGAAGGCGTAGCATTCCTCGAGCGTCTCCAGGGTGAGGATGGCCTCGAAGAGGGAATCCAACCCGGAATCGCGGAGCTTCTCCAACCGCTGGGAATTCATCCGCGCATCCCCCTCAACCGCTCCCGGTCGGTGTACTTCGCGTATACTTTACCACATCATCGAAGTGAAGTACAGGAGGAGCGGGCGGGGATCCGTCGGCGGGGGAATCCTCGGCAGGCGTTCGCTCCGCCGGGAAGCGATCCCGCTAGGGAGCAAAGCTCACATCGTAGCCTTGGAGCGGGAGCACCACGACCCACGTCGCACCGGGAACGAGGGGGATTTCCCGCGAATCTCGGAACAGCCGGTACGGGCCGCTTCCCTCCCAGCGGGCTTCCACGGGGAGGGCCTCCCCTTTGGCAAGCCACCACGCTTCCCGCACGTCGGCAAGGTCGATTTTGAGGTGCCCGGCACTGTCGGCCACCGTGTGGGGGACGCGCACGATCACGACGTTGGCCAGCTGAACGGGCGCTTGCGTCCTCCGGTCGGTGTCGGGTGTCCCCCCCGTAGCCCGGACGTACCCCCCTCTGCCTTCTTCGTACGTGTAGGTCACGGGAGAAGAGCCCCGATAGGTGATGCGCACGCGCCCGGCCGGGCGAACGTCGGAAGACAGGGCCGCCGGTCCTTCCGGAGAAAAGGAAAACGAAGGAGGCTGCCCCGTCGGCGGAATGCCGCGGGCGGCCATGTACGCTTCGAGCTTTTCGGCGCTCGTGTACAGGTTGTGCGGAGGTTTCCGGTCGGGAGAGCGCCAAAAGTACTTCCCCTCGGCGGCGAGGCCGTCGAGGTGCGGCGGGTCCCCGCCCGCGAGGATCGCGTCCGCTTCGTCGCTCCCCCCGGCGTGTACGAGAACGGCCCCGAACGCGCGGGCCACCTCGATGAAGTACGGCCGGGCGCTACGGACGGGACCGATCTCGTCGGGCATGCCGCTGTGGAACACGGCGAGAAAGCGCGGGATTCCCCCCTCCGCGAGGAACTCGTAGATAAAATCCGCGGCGAAGAGGCCCGACTGCGGGCGAGCGTCCGGCGCATTTTCGATCACCACCGCCAACGGACGCCGGGCGATCGGCTTTCCGATCTCGCGGCCGGTAAGGGGGGCGTACGCTGTGGTAGGTTGCGGGGCCGCCGGTGCGGACGACGAGGGGGGAGGAGAAGGGGCGGATGGCTCTTGTTCCGGGCGGGAAAAGCAACCCGCGAGAAAGACGAGGACCACAAGCGCGACCGCCCACCTCCCGTGCACCCAGAGCCTTCTCATCTCCCGGACCTCCTCTTTCTGCCTACAACGTTGGTTCCGGTCTTGGGGGTCGGAAACGCGCGAGCAAAGGGCCGCTCACGGGATCATACGGCCGAAAAACGCTCGGCATACCGCCGAAGGTGTTCTTCGTCGGCGATGTCCTCGCGCAGGGAAAAGCCCGCCTCCCGAAACGGGGACGCCCACGCGTACGCGCGGCGGCGCGCTTCTTCCCAATCCTCGCCCAACCCCACCACCGTGAGGAGGCGACCGCCCTGGGAAACGAGGCGGGCATCGTGCGCACGGAGGACCCCGCGCCGGGCGCGCGCGAAGTCCTCCCCCTCTGCCGCGCGCACGTTGGCGTAGTATACACGAAGGAGGGGGGTATCCCCCCGGGCCACGGGGAGCGTCGGATCGGCGGGATAGGGAAGGGGAAGTCCCCGAACCGGAGCTTCCGGATAGCCGGGCGCGGCGACGACGACGCCCACCGCCCGTTCCTCGCAAAAGCGGAGGGCGTCGGGACGAAGGCGGCCCTCGGCGAGCCCGGCGAAGACCGCGCCGAGATCTCCGGTAGCGCGGCTCAGGAGGATTTGCGCCTCTGGATCGCCCAAGCGCACGTTGAACTCGAGGACGTGCGGCCCTTCCGCCGTCCACATGAGTCCGAGGTAGAGAATCCCCCGGTACGAAATCCCCCGGCGTTCGAGAGACGCGAGGAGGGGATCGAGGATTTCCGCGCGAACGCGCGCCTCCGCCTCCGGGCCGTATCCCGGCAGCGGGGAAAACCCCCCCATTCCGCCGGTGTTCGGCCCGACGTCCCCCGTCCCCAGGCGCTTGTAGTCGCGCGCGGGCGGCAGAAGAACCGCTTCCCCGTCGGCGACGAGGGCGTGTACGGTAAGCTCCACGCCCTCGAGAAAGCGTTCGACGACGACCCGGCTTCCGGCCTCGCCGAAGCGGCGGGCCTCGAGCATCTCCCCGAGGGCGGTCCGGGCCTCTCCCTCGTCGCCGGCGACGACGACGCCCTTCCCCTGCGCAAGTCCGTCGGCCTTGATCACGAGTGGATAGGGGCCGACGGCGAGGAGTTCGTCGGCGTCGGCCAGGCGCTCCACCACGCGAAACTCGGCCGTGGGAATCCCCGCCTCGCGCATGAGCTCTTTGGCGAACACCTTGCTCGCCTCGAGGCGGGCCCCTTCCCGTCCGGGACCCACCACGGGAATCCCGCGCGTGCGGAGAGCGTCGGCGAACCCGTGAGCCAACGGCTCTTCCGGACCGACGACGACGAGGTCGACGCGTTCCGCGCGAACGCGTTCGGCAATTTCCTCTGGATCGCTCCAAGGGATCCTCCACACGTCCCCGAGGACGCCCATGACATCCGTCCCCGGCGTAAAGCTCACGCGCCGGACGCTCGGCGAGCGAAGAAGGGCGACTCCCAGGGCGTACTCTCGACCACCGGACCCCACGACGAGCACGTGCACACGGGCCACCTCCCTGGCACCTCGCGATGAGGGTGCGCACGTTTCCCTATCGGGTTACCCCAATCCCGCATCAGTGACGAAAGACGCGGACGTCCGTGAAGACCATGGCGATACCCGCCGCGTCGGCCGCCCGAATGACCTCCGAGTCGCGCACGGAACCGCCGGGCTGAACGATCGCCCGCACACCCGCGGCACCGGCGAGCTCTACGGTATCGGGAAAGGGCAGAAACCCGTCCGACGCGAGGACGGCCCCGCGGGCGCGCTCGCCTGCCTGGCGCAGGGCGATCTCCGCCGAACCCACGCGGTTGGGCTGCCCCGCCCCCACCCCTACCGTGACCCCGTCCCGGGCGAGGACGATGGCGTTCGACGTCACATGGGCGGACACCGTCCAGGCGAGGCGCACGCTCGGCCAGAGCTCTTCCGGAACCGGGTGGGCGCCCACGATCCGGAAGGACGGCGCGCGCCGTTCGCGCACGGAGACGAGGAGCCCCCCGCGGACGCTCCGAAGGTCGAGATCTTCCGCGGGGCGGAGGAACTCCCGAGGGTACACAAAGACGCGCAGGTTTTTCTTGCGCGTGAGGGGTTCGAGGAGCTCAGGGTCCGTCCCTTCCGGGAGGAGGACGACGTCGAGGAAGATTTCCGCCAGCGCGCGCACGAGCGCCTCGTCGGCGGGCCGGTTTACGGCCACGACTCCGCCGAAGATGGATACGGGGTCGGCGTCGTGTGCCCGGCGGTAAGCCTGGAAGACGTCTGCGCCGATCGCCGCCGCCGCAGGCGACGCGTGTTTGAGGACCACCGCGGTCGGGGCGGAAAAGTCCGCTTCGAGGTCGGCGAGAAGGCGAAGGGCCCGTTCGATGTCGAGGTAGTTCGTGTAGGAGAGGGGCTTCCCGCTCAGGAGGCGAAGATCGGCCAACGAAGGTCCCGCGGCTCCGGCGAGGCGGAAAAACGCACCGCGCTGATGGGGGTTTTCGCCGTAGCGGAGCTCTTTCCCTTCCACGCCCCAAAAGGCGACCGCCCGAGGCAGGGCCGAAGAAGCCTCCGACGCTCCCCCACCCGGGGAAACCGTCGCCCCTCCGACGGCGAGAGCTTCTTCCCAAGGGGAAGGGGCGATTCCCGCCCGTGCCTCCGCATCTTCCGAAAGGCCCCGGGCGTCCGACGCATCGGGGCCGTCCACGGGCGAAGCTTTTCCCGGTTCTTCGAAACGGCCCTCCCGAAAGGCGAAAGCGATCGCCAGATCGTAGAAGGCCGTGCGGCGGAACGCGCGTTCGGCGAGCGCGCGCCGCACGGCGAGGGCACGCTCCGGGGAAGCGTCCAACCCCTCGAGGGCGAGGGGGACGTCTGCAGGGGAAGAGACGACGAAGACGCGCGCGTGGGCTTTCGCCGCGGCGCGGAGGAGGGCGACGCCGCCGACGTCGACGAGCTCGACGAGCTCTTCGCCGCGCAGGCCCCTGTCCCGCGCGTCTTCGAACGGGTAGAGGTCGACGACGACGAGGTCGAACGGTACCCCTCCCGCCGCCTCCACGGAAGAGAGGTCCCCGGGCGTAGGTCGCGCGAGGATCCCCGCAAACACGCGGGGGTGCAGCGTCTTTACGCGCCCTCCCAAGAGCTCGGAAAATCCGGTCAACGTGTCGAGGGAGACCACGGGAAGCCCGGCCTCCCGCAGGTAGGCCGCCGTACCCCCGGAAGCGTAGAGTTCCACCCCGCGGGCTGCCAGCTCGCGGGCAAAGGGCAGGTAGGGCGGCTTCGTGTAGAGGCTCATGAGCGCGCGGCGTACGGACATGTCCGAACCTCCTTCTCCGAACCTCCCGCCAACGCCTTTCTCACGAAAGAACGGAATCGAGGACCGCGAAACGATCCAAACAACGGTTAAACCCCAGGTTCTCCTTCCTGCAAGAAGCGCACCCGCCTACCCTCGAGGACGAGTCCTTCGCGGAGAATCCGGGAGAGCACAGCCGGGTACAGACGGTGCTCGACGCGCTTGATCCGTGCCGCCAGCGTCTTCGGAGTGTCCGTAGGTCGCACGTCCACGGAACGTTGGGCGACGATCGGACCTGTGTCCACGCCTTGGTCCACGAGGTGGACGGTCGTGCCGGTCACCTTGACACCGTAGGCGAGGGCTTGCCCGACGGCGTCCTTGCCTGGGAAGGCGGGAAGGAGCGCCGGATGAAGGTTGAGGATCCGCCAAGGGTAGGCGCCGAGGAGCGTAGGGCCCACGAGGCGCATGTACCCCGCGAGGACAAGCCACCGCGGGGCAAAAGGCTTCAAAAAGGCGAGGATTGCCTCCTCAAAGGCCGCCTTGTCGGGAAAGTCCCGAACCGACCGGGCGAAGACCTCGCGCCCCAGGCGGCGAAACTTCCGCACGACGGGTGCCTCGGGTCGGTCGCTCACGAGTGCGACGACGCGGTAGACGCCTTCCCGGCGGACGAGTTGTACGGCGTTGGACCCCTCGCCCGAGGCGAACACGGCGACGGGTACCGGCTCCGCCCCAGGACGCCATTCCGGGGGGATCTCGAGGCGGTCGGCGTGTTCTTCTGCGGACACGGGCTCCTCCCTCCCTGGATTTCTCCTTCTCTACACCCCGCGTTGCCCGCAAACGGCGCGCGGCCGCGTTGCCCGCAACCGGCGCGCGGCGAGAAGACCGCCTCACGCAAACCTCGCTTCGATGTGAAAATGGCGCGGGCCGCGGAAATGTTCACGCGGGGAGGTGTCCGCCGTACCGGAAACGTACGGCGCCCCCTTCCCCGCCCTGGCCCTGTTCTACGAGGCGACCGAGGACGACCGGCTTTTCTCCGAGATCCTCAAGCGCCCGCCGCACGTCGCCGAGGCGTTCGGGGGCGACGACGAAGACGAAACCGATCCCCTGATTCCACACGGCATACGCCTCGCGGTCGTCGAGGTTTGCGGCCGCCTGCGCGCGCCGAAAGATTTCGGGAACTTCCCACGCCTCGACCGCGACTTCCGCCGCGAGCGTGGAGGGAAACACGCGTGCAAGGTTTTCGGGAAACCCCCCGCCGGTGATGTGCGCGGCGGCCTTGGCGCCCGCGGCAAAGGCCGCCGCGGCCTGGTGAACGTAGAGCCGCGTCGGGGTGAGGAGCTCTTCGGGGGTGAAGAGGTCCGGGTCGCGGGCGAGGAGGGCGCGAAGAAGGCTGTAGCCGTTTGCGTGAAACCCGGAACTCGCAAGGCCAAGAAGGAGGTCGCCGGCGGCCGGCGCCGGACGCGCGAGGGAGGCTCGGGGGGCGACGCCCACCGCAAACCCCGCAAGCTCGAGGGAGCCTTCCGGAAGCATTCCCGGAAGTTCGGCGGTTTCGCCCCCCAGGAGAACTGCCCCGACCTCACGAAGGGCGTCGACCATGCCCGCGATGAGGCGTTCGATCGCGTCGGGATCGAGGCGACCCATGGCTACGTAGTCGAGGAAGAAGAGCGGCTGTGCTCCTTCCGCCGCCAGGTCGTTCACGTTCATCGCCACGAGGTCCCAACCGGCAACTTCGAGGCGACCGTGGGCCTGGGCGAGAAGGAGCTTCGTCCCTACGCCGTCGGCCGAGGCGAAGAGCACGGGGTCGTCGAGCCCGTCCGGCAGGCGAATCGCGCCGGCAAAGGCACCGATTCCGCGCAAAACTTCCGGGCCGTGCGTGCCTCGGACGAGTTCGGCTACGCGTCGGACGACTTCCGCACCCCGATCGAGATCGACGCCGGCGCGGCGGTAGGCTTCGGCGTAACCCGACGCACCGGAACCCGGCTCGCGTGGCCGCTCCATTGGTCGTACCTCCTTGGAATCCGGATCGCGCGCCTCTACCCGTCTCGGGGCACGAGGCAGGCCGTGCACACGCTCCCCCGGGGAAAGAGGGCGGCAAAGGTTTCGAAGTCGAGGTAGGCGAGGGAATCCGCACCGATGTGCGCGGCGAGTTCCCCGCGGGACATCACGCCCATGGGCGGCGTTTCGGGGCCGAAGAACCCGTAGACGCAAGGGGCGGTCACCGGAGGGGAGGCGATGCGGACGTGGACCGCGCGCGCCCCCGCGTCGCGCAGAAGCTTGAGGAGGCGCGCCGCCGTGGAGCCGTACACGAGCGAATCGTCCACGAGGACGAGGCGCTTCCCGTGCACGAGCTCGCGGACGAGGGCGAACTTGGCCTCGAGGACGGCATCCCGTTCCCCCTGGGCGAGGAGAAAGCTGCGGGGCGCGGCGGGGGACTTCACGAGCACCCCTTCGAGGGGAAGACCGAGGGTCTGAGCGTACCCGAGCGCCTGGGGAAAGGCCGTATCCGGGGCGTACACCACCATGTCCGCCTCTGCGGGCGCCCGGCGAGCCAACTCCTCCCCCAGGCGCTTTCGCGCGGCGTACAGGCTCACGCCGAAGAGGCGGCTGTCGGGTCGGGAAACGTACAAGAGTTCGAAGGCGCACACGCCGCGGGCGAAGGAGTTCGCATCGCGCCGAGGCGCGGGCTCTTCCCCGCCCTCCGGCGTCCCGGGGAGGGGACGCGGAATGTAGCGCATTTCGCTTCCGTTCCACCGCCAGCGGCTCACCTGACCCGCCCGAACTTCGGAGACGGAAAATCCCAAGGCTTCCAAGGGAGACGTCTCGCTCGCCAGCGCCACGAGATCCCCCTTGCGCCCCACGAAGAGGGGGTAGACGCCGGTGGCGTCGCGAACCGCGGAAAGCCCGTCCCGCTCCACCATCACGGCCGCGTAGGGGGAAGGCAAGGCGGCAGGCCAGGGGCGGCCTGCAAGGACGGCGCGGACCCCCTCGGCCTCCTCGGGAGCCAGCGGCCCGAGGTAGGCGACGGCTCCTTCGCCGGACGCGACGTCCGAAGGCGAGACGTCGATCCACCCGCCCCCTTCGGCGAGCGCGAGCGCCAGAGCCCCCAGCGCGCCGCTCCCGAGGCGAACGGGGGAGGACTCCCCGATGCCTACGGCCACGCGGGGCCCTCCGTCTCGTCCGCGCTCCTCCGTTTCGCCTTCGGGTACGGAAACGCGGCGCTCGGGAGGGGTGAGCCCGAGGACGCGCCCGCCGCGGTGGAGGAGAGCGTGAACGGCCCGCGAGGCGAGGGATTGCACTTCTTCTTCGACCTTCGGTCCCCCCTTTCCTCCCCCGAGCGGGGGTAGGTAGAGGGCAAAGAGCCCCCCGCCTTTCACGGCGCTTCCCCCTCCCGATAAGAATCTGCGCCGTGCGCCGAAGAAGCGGCTCCTCCCTCCGAAGGCTCTCCCCGGAAAGGCGGGCGGGAAACGAGGCCGACAAGGGCGAGCTCGCGGGGGAGCCAAGACCCGATTTCCGAAGGCCCTACGCGGACGGGCATTCCCTCGACTTCTACGCCTTCTCGCCGCACCTCCCCCAAGGAGAAGACCCGGAGTCCTTCGCCGCACGCCCACGCGAGAAAGTCTTTTGCGATCGCCCGCTTTACGACGAACACGCCGTAGGCCCCTTCGCCGAAAAGGAGGGCAAGACTCTCCGCAGGCGCACGGTCGAGTTCGCCGAGGGCGACACCGCTCGCCGAAGAGGCGGCCATCTGGAGAAGGGTGCCGAGAGCTCCGCCTTCGCGGACGGCGCGCGCCGCAAGAATTCCGCGGCGGAGGGAGGTGTCGGCGTAGAGGCGCACGAGCGCGTTGCGCAGTCGTCCCTCTCCCTCGCGCTGCGGCGCCAGGGGAATCCGGGCCAGGCGCGCCA
It contains:
- a CDS encoding DNA ligase encodes the protein MAGRPRPRGIFRFPGGREKWGIPARQVISVASDATGRRDAPPEPGGTPPGTQGSLFEFSDAAERTSSSEGSSAERAIPPEILARMRELVELLNRYNYEYYTLGEPSVSDEEYDRLYDELVGLEKKTGVILPDSPTQKVGGPILEGFPPHRHKNPLWSLDKVTGAAEFRDWYDRVLRTIAAYRAEHPEEDVPERPTLVLEYKFDGLTVVLTYEDGLLTAAATRGDGTVGEMVLETVKVIPSVPLSIPEKEGTYEIQGEAVMPLSALARYNEEHPEKPLKNARNGVAGALRNYDTSEVRKRQIDIYFYHVNYASRRTFRRHTEMLDFLREMRLKVHPYHKVFTDVEELIREVEAFAPKRAELDIDIDGMVIKIDELRLREILGTTAKYPRWAIAWKFPALEVVTRLVGVEWRVGRTGVVTPTAVLEPVPVGGVIVRHATLNNVEDIERKGLMFALGRKVRLKRSGDVIPMILGPAEDTPPDETHRIRPPERCPACGALLERDGPFLYCPNTLSCPPQLARQIVHYASREAMDVEGLSEKTAELLVERGLVRTVADLYTLREEDLLTLPLFKERKARKLLAAIEAGKRRPLSRFLYALGIHNVGRETARVVARRFRTFDAVRRATHEELLEIPGVGEVIAESIVSYFREPHVEEVLARLAELGVEPLPEAEETRGQHPLAGKTVVITGTLSSMTREEAKARLEALGAHVTDSVSRKTDYLVVGANPGSKLAKAEAYGIPRLTEAEFLTLLGG
- a CDS encoding ATP-dependent DNA helicase UvrD/PcrA; this encodes MEELLRNLSPEQREAVKTTEGPVLVVAGAGSGKTRVLTHRIAYLIARGVPPSRILAITFTNKAAREMKERSVALVGEAALEVWISTFHSLAARLLRIGGEAIGLPQNFTILDTDDVRSLFRQILEELNLDPKREDPRHFAATISRLKNEGTSPEDYLKRFDPTHPAERRLAQIYLRYEEKKAKAGSLDFDDLLLRAVELLEHEAGARLAARFRYIHVDEYQDTNPLQYRLLRALTREHDNLFVVGDADQSIYTWRGADPRIFHSFAADYPGAKVITLERNYRSTQRILDAANALIRHNPGRPPKDLWTENDGGEPVRVLFAGNQAEEAEAVVKRIDALTREGYALGDIAVLYRTNGQSRTVEEALLSAGIPYRIVGGLRFYERKEIKDILAYLRLIANPGDDLSFLRVVNEPRRGLGESTLARLRSFAESMGSSLFLAACRADEADIPRSKAKVLIGFCTLLRDLGARARELPLARFVDEVLEATGYRASLLALPEPERAARLENVQEFLNMASSFQALHPEADLASFLSEMALLTDVDTYEGAEDRVTLLTLHAAKGLEFPVVFIIGLEEGLLPHHLSLEEGNVEEERRLLYVGMTRAKERLFLTYAEHRAQYGSPLRASRPSRFLEEIPPELLVVEDVRVPWAREIFRRRGFPPAGEDEREIAGISGSPFSGHFGGPREGGGPGREGGKANLADEPWQPGDRLVHALFGEGTVVQVRGRGDEIELVVAFPQPLGVRILLPRFAPIIRRKGS
- a CDS encoding His repressor: MNSQRLEKLRDSGLDSLFEAILTLETLEECYAFFDDLCTVNELKAMAQRFEVARMLMDGETYAAIEEKTGASTATISRVKRSLYYGSDGYALVMRKLKDRRGSSPPPSSKAAPPLQGEAGSRGVPHRKR
- a CDS encoding Phosphoribosylamine--glycine ligase, yielding MHVLVVGSGGREYALGVALLRSPSVRRVSFTPGTDVMGVLGDVWRIPWSDPEEIAERVRAERVDLVVVGPEEPLAHGFADALRTRGIPVVGPGREGARLEASKVFAKELMREAGIPTAEFRVVERLADADELLAVGPYPLVIKADGLAQGKGVVVAGDEGEARTALGEMLEARRFGEAGSRVVVERFLEGVELTVHALVADGEAVLLPPARDYKRLGTGDVGPNTGGMGGFSPLPGYGPEAEARVRAEILDPLLASLERRGISYRGILYLGLMWTAEGPHVLEFNVRLGDPEAQILLSRATGDLGAVFAGLAEGRLRPDALRFCEERAVGVVVAAPGYPEAPVRGLPLPYPADPTLPVARGDTPLLRVYYANVRAAEGEDFARARRGVLRAHDARLVSQGGRLLTVVGLGEDWEEARRRAYAWASPFREAGFSLREDIADEEHLRRYAERFSAV
- a CDS encoding IMP cyclohydrolase; its protein translation is MSVRRALMSLYTKPPYLPFARELAARGVELYASGGTAAYLREAGLPVVSLDTLTGFSELLGGRVKTLHPRVFAGILARPTPGDLSSVEAAGGVPFDLVVVDLYPFEDARDRGLRGEELVELVDVGGVALLRAAAKAHARVFVVSSPADVPLALEGLDASPERALAVRRALAERAFRRTAFYDLAIAFAFREGRFEEPGKASPVDGPDASDARGLSEDAEARAGIAPSPWEEALAVGGATVSPGGGASEASSALPRAVAFWGVEGKELRYGENPHQRGAFFRLAGAAGPSLADLRLLSGKPLSYTNYLDIERALRLLADLEADFSAPTAVVLKHASPAAAAIGADVFQAYRRAHDADPVSIFGGVVAVNRPADEALVRALAEIFLDVVLLPEGTDPELLEPLTRKKNLRVFVYPREFLRPAEDLDLRSVRGGLLVSVRERRAPSFRIVGAHPVPEELWPSVRLAWTVSAHVTSNAIVLARDGVTVGVGAGQPNRVGSAEIALRQAGERARGAVLASDGFLPFPDTVELAGAAGVRAIVQPGGSVRDSEVIRAADAAGIAMVFTDVRVFRH